The Pithys albifrons albifrons isolate INPA30051 chromosome 5, PitAlb_v1, whole genome shotgun sequence genomic interval TAAAGTCAGCTTCTGTGAATACTGTTAGTCTGATCAAATGCCCTTTTCCTTGCAGAAAATATGCTTTACAGTAGAAGTCAGTGAACGATCTGTAGAGAAACTCTTAGCAGAGGTGAGccaattaaaagaagaaataaaaaggaaaaagcaacaaAGTTGTTCAGGTAAGTTAACCAAATGTAATGCCAGTCTTAGACTTCCAAAGTTGGTTGAACtggcagaagcagaaaacacCTCTGAAGCTGAGACAGCCAAAACAGTAGTGGCAGGAGTGTGCAACAGGTTCTGCaactcacctttttttttccccccccccagGAGAAGACAGGAACTACCCAGGAGAGCCAAAGGAGAATGTTCTCCTTTGTCAGGCACTGCAAACATTTTTCCCCAATTCTGGACTTCAGACATGTATTGTTTCCTTCAAAGGCCAACAGATATCCAAGAACTGCTGTAACATTAACCATAATATCAACGTCATGGACAAACTGACTCTCATGGTAGAGGAAAGAGACTTTGCTGAAGCTGAAACAAGACATCAAACCAAGCGTAAACTCAGAGGGACCACAACAGTATCAAAGTCATTCAAGAAATCCAGGTCACTGCAGCTTCACCAGGAGTCACTTGCAGACCCAGAGGACAGTGACCAGGAAAGGAAGCTTACACTGAGTAGCACTGAAACAGATGAGGATGTGTTTGAAAATAACACAGACACAAATGAATACGCACACTCTCCTACTTTCTGATCTGTTGATCATTTCTCAGATGACTTCAGACCAAAAGCTACTGCCAGTGTATTCAAGTGATGTATCAATTTATAGCACTGCAGGGATTTATATAACACAGTGCATTTTTGAAAAACATacagggtttgtgttttttttttccagtgcatgAATCCTGTTCAGCATAAAGACAAGTCCAAATGACATTACCTCATTTTCCCTTCCAGAGTTCCACCTGTATCATCTCTCAGGGTTTAAAGACTGTGTTAGCAGGATGCTACCAGTCAGATAAGCACATCACATACTGCCTTGAAGTAATTCAATTTCAAGCTGCTGTTGAAGAAGCTTTCTTACCACCCTTTCCTCAGCAGAAGCTGATGCAGGGAGCATCAAATGAATACAGATAACCTAACAGAATTAGCTGTCTACTTTAACTGCCACAATTTAAATACTTTGATTTATCCTTAGCAAACCAGTACCTGTTTATTTCCCCAATCTTACAATCCAGCAAGGATAAAAACCAGCCACCTAAACTTCAGCAAGACCTGTGAGAGCAGAAAGGGGTCCACAGAGCTGCCAGTTTCTCTTATGGCTGTAATATTTCACACTTTCTTCAGACAATGAATTTTAGAGacttcataaaaaaattaataaaacccaACTGATATCCACCTCTCAGTCAATCACACATTATGCTAGAAAACCACATTTCCAGTAAACAAGTGTATGAACATGAAAcagttttattgtttgtttctttacagTATATTATTCTGGATACTTGATATTACATATGTTGGGGTCTGTGAGAAATTGTGGGGTCTTAAGCACAACTGGCATAAATCCTGTAAAAAGATAAGATGGAGGTATTCTTAATAGAAAAGTAGGCTTGACTTAGAAAACTCAGAAGCATAATCATACTTACCAAGTACTTGAGCTCTTTTAATGGCTTTTGTAACTTCCTTCTGCTTCCTGTTGCACAAGCCTAAAGAGATGAATTATTTTCAACATTAAGGAAGCCATTAGTGTAACGGGTGAAAAGGATGTTACTCACAATTCCTCCTAGCTTTGTCTAAGTCTTCCTAGAAAAATGCACCTGTGCTTTTACTGTTAAATATAAAATGCATATAATTAAGGGGTATTTTCATTCCTTGATGCAGGCATCAGAGGAATACTATTACAAAAGAAATAGAGGTGGTAGCATCTTTTGGTAAGATGGCTGATGCACAGTTACTCTGACTCACAAAAACATTAATATGAACCAGTAAATTATTTAATGTAACACTTCACATACCTGTTATATGTCTGCCATAAATGCAGCCAGTATACGGAGAAACAAACTGGGAAAGAAgctatttaaaattaagaaaaatcagagtcagtttaaagacatttttagaGCTTTACTTTATTTTGCTACTtgcattctattttttttatctgtttttacaAAGCAGTTCTACCTGAAGAAAAAGTATAGCTTGGAGCTAGGCAGTATTTTCTATGGCATAACATTTAAGCTGTATGACACCTGGATTGTAACCAAGGACTCCATTTGGTAAATGACAAAGTtgtcacacaaacacacagaactAGTACCTTGAGCAGCTTATAACTACATTATTTGACCTTTATCTGCACACATGTTCAAGATTTAAACTCCTCCACATGTGaatagattttcctttttttaaatccttgtGGACTTCCtacacacatttaaaaatattaaaccagTTACCTTCATCCAGGGACAGGAGTTCTCAAACTCACCTGCACATTCTTATAGTCCACATCTATTTTACATAAGATACATCTTTTTGGAGGCTCTTTATAGGGGTTCTCCATTTGTATAGGCTGAAATTAGAGCATTATTAACATCTTTAAACTtcacaacaaaataaagaacattTGTTACTTTTAATCCTTCAGGCAAGATATGCCTTGAAACCAAAAGAGAGACTTAGGGCACCAGTGaagtttttaaataactttCCTAACCATTTCTCTAACACATGATTGGTAAAGAGCAATCTAAAAGACTTCTCACAGGTAAAGAGCCTTTCATATTTTAGTAATAATGACACTGTAACAAGTCTATTAAGGCATTCAAGTAAGACAGTGCTTACACCTCTTACTTGGAAGTCTTATCTGCTGGTAGTAAGGTAGTTCTCTCTGATAAGTCCTAAgagtcttttttaaaaaataatttcaaaaagtgGCCTGAGGGAGCTCCTGTCTGCTCATTTTGAAGAGAAATCCCCAAATATCTCCAAAAGACTGAAAGTCTCCTCGAATTTCCAAATACACCCAGTACCAAATCCTTGCAAGATATGAGAGAAAGAATTGTTAGAGCTGGAAGAAATGTTTAGAGATGATCCAGTCCGACAttcctgccaaggcagggtcatcCTATGACACAGGAATGCCATTTGGGTGGGCCTGGAAAGTCTCCAGAGGTGGAGGAAGACTccatgacctccctgggcagcctgttccagggctcTGCCAACATGAGTGTAAAGAAGTTCctcctcatgttgaggtgaaaatccttgtgtttcagtttatggCTATTGCTCCTCGTCCTGtcgctgggcaccactgaaaagggtctggcaccatcctcttggcacctgCCTTTGGAATGTTTATATGCATTTTGCAGACAGGTAGAATTTGGGCAGAGGAGTATCTTTAGAAGATTTTGCTAGTGCAAATcaacacatttttattattaaaaaacaaacctacTGCACTCTCTTAAGTCTTTTTTCTCAGCTTCATACAGGAAACCAGCTCGTGCTGCCAGAGTTTTTGCTCCACGACCGAGTTACTGAGGCAGCAGGTTTAAGGGGACTGTAGGTAAGATATTGGATACAGATCCATGTTGCCTTAACTTCCCGCGCCCGGTGACCTCCTGCTCTGTAACACAATGGATTCACAGCGACCAGAGCCAAGCGCTTTCAGCCACGGCTACTGCGCGGCCGGATCCCCTCCAGCGGAGGGCGGGCAGCGGGACGGGGGTTCGGGTCCGGGGGAGCCTCACCTGGTCAGAGCGCTCGGGCTGCGCCTCGGGCTGCCCCTCGTGCTGCAGGCGGCGCGGCCGCGCCCACGGCGCCGCTGCAAAGGAGAGAGCGACAGGGTTAGGGCGGCACAGAGCGGACATGCTCGGGCCGGGGGGAGCGGGCAGAGCGAGCGGGACGTACCGGGAAGCAGCCGCTGCCAAGGGCATGGCCAAGAGCTCCGCGCCAGCACGGACCGCGCCGCCATCGCGCCCTGCCGGCACTGCCGCTTCCGCCCGCGCGTCACTGCCGCCCGCGGCGCGCCGCCCGTTGGCCAATGGCGACGCAGCTGTCCCTAGTCCAGGCAGGCGATTGGCTGTCGCGCGATCACGTGCTCGTCGTGGCGGGTTGTTGCCGGAAGTGCCCGCTCGCCGCTCGAGGCGGCGGCGCCTCCCTGGGGCGGCCTCGGCGCCCTCTCGgcctgtcctgctgtccctttGCCGCCGTGACGGCCCCGCACCTACCGGCcgcagggcaggggctgagccccGGCCATGGCCGAGCCCGGCCTCGCGGTGCGGCGGAAGAGCCGCCCCGGGTCCGAGCGCAAGCGGAGTCGCGCCCCGGTGCAGCCCCGTGCCGCCAGCTCGCCGGTGACTCCCAAGAGAACGAGCTCTGGTGGCGGGGAACCACCCCCAGCAGAGCCGCCGGTAGGGGATGGTGTGGTTCTAGCGCTGGTGCCGGGGCGGGGGAGCTCCGTCTGGAAGGGTGGCGTGGCCAGTGTCGGGATGGGCTGTGCTTGGTACGAGGGCGGATGATGCCGTTTGACTTTACCTTTAAAAATGCTCATCTCTGTCAACTGTGCAGGCGTCCTGTGTACTCGTGGGTTTGTTTCCACTGAGCCAAAGTATGCGTTCCTTTAGAATTTGAGCTGGGTTTCCCTCACAGACCACAAACATCAGAAAAGGCACTTTTCTTTTAAGATGTGGAAGACTTTGATGACTTGTCATCTGATGTGTGCGTTGCACAAGTTATTCTGCCTTCTGCCTTCAGAATACTAATACTGAACTGCTTTGGTTTTACAGTGCTGTAACGACAGTGAAGAAGATATGTTTGGTGACTATGACAGTTTCTGTGGAAACGATTCTCTGCTAGCTCAAGTGGATGACATCGAACACAAATACCTGCAGGATATAAACATGGATACGAAAGCAGCTGGGGAAGTAACACTTGAGAATCTTCAGTCAGGAATTCACCAGAAAAACCAAGATAacttttctgcttcagaaaacGTGGCTGTCCTTAAAGCTGACAGAGAGGCTGCTTGCCAAGTGCATGACAGAGACCCAGTGGATGGCAATCCAGAACCAGCTGAATCTATTTTAGACGACTTGCCATCATCACAActtttgtattttcagaaaatgaatgaaattcCTTCTGCTTTTAGAACATCTCCAGACtcagaaaggagaaatgaatgTGTGAATTCTTCTTTAGACAAAATCAGGAGCCGATCGTCTTTTAGTGCTGATGCTGAACAGAGGAACAGACCTACAGACTTTCCCTTGAACCCCAAGTGTGTTTTATTGAAAACTGCGAGTCTTAAAGATCACCTGAAAAGTGCTATGACTGGAAATGCCAAAGTCCAGACTCTGCAGGTCTCTAAGACCAAGCAGCTTAAAGAAGCTGTTTTATCTGAAGAGATTTTTGTTGCTAGGAAAGCTATTGAATCTTCTTCTGTTGATATAGGCCCTTTTTATGGATTACCTAGCAAAGTTAAAGATTTATTCAGACAACTTCGAGGGATTGAAACACTTTATGGTAGTGTAACTAATGAtttgttggaaaaaaattgctagTGGAGTGTTGTCTGTTTCACCTGTTGCCCTGTAAAAGTGTTCAAGATAATGTTTAATGTAAACCATGGTGGAAAgccattattttgttttattaagtTACTAGTTTGGTGTTTTGGATGGGTAAAAAGAGTTTATATACTTATACAATACTTTGGAAGGCTCCATCAGTGAAAACTTTTAGTGGTTTATTGAGGAAAAATCCTCAAACATTGAGCTTAAAGTATTCCATGTGAAACACAAGCATTTTGCTATCAGCCAGCAAGCCCCTTGGATTGCTAATAGttcctttttcatctttcagaGTGGCAGCATGATTGCTTAATGTTAGAATCtctgcagcaaagaaagaaCTTAATATACTCATTGCCAACCAGTGGTGGAAAAACACTTGTAGCTGAAATAATAATTCTCCAAGAATTACTCTGCAGGCAGAAGGATGTTCTTATGATCCTGCCATATGTTGCCATTGTCCAAGAAAAGGTCTGGATACTGTGTTTCTGATACTGATTTGTTTGATACATGTCTTTTCTGATATGCTTTGTTACTTGGCTGGTTTTCAGCAAGCTCCATGATTTTTGTGAACATATGGTGGGAAGTCAGTGACTTTTAGATGCTGCTCGGAGGGTCAGTAATTTTGTAATGGAAGAGACATAAATCATGAGGTGAGGATGCTGAGTTATGAAGTAAATTTCATATaaagtgaattttaaaataatggccttttttgcatgttttgtaTAGTTCTGCAATCTAAGAGCTGAGCTGTCCAACTTGCTAAAGAAATagtcttgaaataaaaattatcattttttgCTATAAAGGCTAAGCTGGTTTTAGAAAACAGATGAAACTCAACTTGATAATATGTGTAGACACTTCAATTTTGCCACTGGAATAGGTAGTCATGGCTAATTTGTTTTCACTAATTCCAGCAGCTGATTGTGGTATGGGTTGGTAATGTTTATATTGAGTTCTTGAGGCAGCTCTGAAATCCAAAAGGAGCATGAGTTTGTTCActaattgctttttctttacagaTTAGAGGTTTATCGAGTTTTGGGATAGAACTGGGTTTCCTGGTTGAGGAATATGCAGGAAGTAAAGGAAGATTTCCACCAATCAAAAGGAGAATTAAAAAATCCCTTTATATTGCTACTATAGAAAAAGGACATGCTCTAGTGAATTCCTTAATTGAAACAGAAAGAATCAATGACCTTGGTCTGGTTGTAGTAGATGAGGTATGCCACAAGATTTACTCAATTGTCATATGCAATTTTTGTATATTTCTACATGCAATAATTAGCAAAGTggttttttgcttggttttgctTTGAGTGTTCACCATGAAATCACTGCTCcttaaaaaagttttttctgcATTGGTACAAAATTCTGTAATGCTGAAAGTTACTTTTCTTTAACTGAAGCACTTGCCCCTGTATCAGGATGATTCTATATTGAGACTTCTACTGTGTTAGTGGTTGGTGAATTCCTTAATAACTACTTGTCAATTAGACATCTCTGATGGATTACAAAAAagcattaataattttaattatatggAATGTATTTTATGAATTTCAGGATTTAACTCCTCAATGTGAAACCATAAGACTTTGTGTTTGGTATTAATAATGACtcaaagaaatgttaaaaaaaaagaaaaatatcaagtAATGTTTGGCTTTAAGAATTGCTCCCTTATTCTGCTTTTAGTGGTGTGGCTGAGTTGTGCTACTAAGGGTTGATTATGGGGTTAAATATCATCTAACAGGGATGTTTAATTCATGGAATGGCTCAGGATGACTGACCTTACTTTAGCACAGTAACATCTAAATAGAAGGCAGTTTAAGGATTAAATTCTACTCTTTCTGGAAGCTGGTTGCtagaaatttttaaatgttgattCAAACACGTTTTGCTGAAAATTGCCTTAGATTAGTGACTACAAAGATCTGCACATTGATTGTTTACTGTCAGGAGTTAATAACTGTTTGCATCAGTTGTGGTCTAGTTAAATGAAGGGTAGATCTCATTGTCCACATTTGGTCTTGATGTTATGCAGTCTCTTAAATGTTGTTTCCGTGAGGTTATACTTCAGAAGGGGCTTAGCAGTCAAAATTTAAAAGAGGGATATCACAATGAAATCCAACAAAGAATCCTGTAGTATTTGTTTAGCTCTACGtaatttgtttttgttggtttagaAATACTCTTTACTCAGTAACATTcttgtgctttctttttccctgtgcaCAGCTGCATATGCTTGGTGAGGGAAGTCGTGGAGCAATATTGGAAATTACTCTTTCGAAAATTCTTTACACCAGCAGTAAGTCATGGCTGCAGTTAATGTTACTAACGTGTTGTACTGATGGCATCTCTAGAGAGACATCAGGCTTTTGCTTTCTGGATTTGTGGTGTTTGGCTGCTTTTGGAAAACATGGCATGACTCCATGCAGTAACAGTGTTTACTCATTTAAGTGTTAGTTGAGCCCCTAATGATGGGATGGAGGTTTTTGAAGCTTTTTTGATACTTCTGTGCAAAATCCTGAGTATTGTCAattgtctttcatttttttgtagGAGCCCCTTAGCCATTCCAattaaatgctctttttttcatgtttacatCTCAGGTTGCATTTTTTAACTTAGATCCCCCTTCAGTCCTGCTACTTTGACATTTAAAAAGATTAACAATGAAGAAGCAGGCTTATTAATTAAATAGTGAGCAAAAGTGTTAAAAATTGGTAATGTGACAAATAAATTCATCTCAACTtgtgttttacagaaaacacacaaatcaTTGGAATGAGTGCAACGTTAAATAATGTTGGAGACCTGCAGAAGTTCCTACAAGCAGAGTACTACACCAACAATTTTAGACCGGTCTGTAGACAAGATACCATGAACTAGTAAAGATATTtggctttaaaaatacaataaatctGTTTAGGATAGTATCACAGTTTTTGTGCTTAATTTCACAGTATAATGTAATATAATGCCTCCTATTGCTTGCAGTTGTTACCAATACAAGAAATAGCACTATGCATTTCTAAATGCACAAATGCAAGAACTTTTATATTGTCATGTTAAGCCATTTGTGTCATTGTAACTAAACCAATTCCTAAATTACACCTGCTGTGATAAATTGTTGCAGTTCATTTGATGTAACTAAAATCTGTACTACTGGTGCTTTATGCTATCAGAACCATGGTTTATTAATAGTTCATGGGGCACTATATTTGTCATTGTTCGTTATGATTTGATGCCTTATCTAGacagataatttaaaataattaacttaTTAAAGAAATTCCTGATGAAGTGTCTGCTTGTGTATAAGTGTGTGTTTGTACCGCAATTCTTAGAGAAAAGCTTTGGCTGCACATCAGCAATAGCTTTAGAGAAAACTTAGTAATTTAATTAAAGTTTCTGTTCCTGGCTTCTGCCTTGCTaggtggaattaaaggaatatGTGAAGATACGAGACACCATTTATGCAGTtgacagcaaaacagaaaatggcTTTACTTTTTCACGGCTCCTTAATTTCAAGGTAAAAACAAAGTGCTTATAGTTCCTTTGAGCTGCTTTTATGAAATGTATTACTATACActgtttttatttcccagaCTTTTTATCAATTACTTAAATGTGAGTGCTCATTTGTAGTAcctttgagaaagaaaattgtgggttttggggagaaaaaaggccCTAAAATACTGAGCACTTAACTTggttttcacttcttttttacTCTTCAAGACAGAGGTTTCTTCAGTATTTTGACATGTGAAGAGTAATGGGTTTGAGCATTCCAGACACCAAATGCTTTATGTTTTTGGGTAGATTTTCTCTGCGGTTGATTGCTCTTAGACAGTACTGGAAGAAGAAACCGTTTTGGGGTTTTGCCAGGTTATTACTGTCTTGTAGGGATTCATTTCAACCTTTGCAAACTAAAATGTGTCTTATGGTAGACTGCCAGTATGACAAGTAACATGACTATGGTGTTGCTAAAGCAAAGGAAGTaataaagggaaaagcaaagaattttATTTGTCCATCCATGTATTCCTCAGCTCAGGCTAGATCTGTTAATAAACGCTTTCAAGTGAGGATTGGGAGAAAAGCTGATCCTTCAACTTCTTGAAATTATGTCACATTAAATTAAATGGTTGTATTCTAGCAAAGGTTGAGAACAAGTATTACTTTGTATTACATACTTAGGTTATGACTAAATTTCTGAGTTTAAATATTTGTCAATCTGTGTTTATTATAGTATTCTAGTTATCTGGAGAAAGCAGATCCTGACCACATCATTGCACTGGTTACTGAAGTTATTCCTAATTATTCCTGCCTAGTCTTTTGCCCCACTAAAAAGAACTGTGAAAATGTGGCTTTGATGGTGTGCAAGTACCTTAAGAAGTAAGCTTGTCATGctttttttatattatatatggAATAATTGCTTACAACCTAGGATTTATCATCACTGGTTTGCAAGTGACTTTCCCTGGTGATTAGAAGTAAATATTTGAATGTGGAATTGTATAAAATTGTTAACTGCATAAGTGATAGAAAACTGTGTGAGGCTTATTCaacaaaagcttttaaaaattcttagtTTTAAGCCAAAACAGTTGAAAAACATGTTGTCAGAGGACAAATATCaaagtaaaaatggaaaagcatgctaaattaatttaattttgtgtcACTTTGGCGCTGGTTTCTGCAAGCTTAAAAAACGaaacatttttctctattttcttttatttgctcATGTATTTTAGTGGTCAATTGAGTATCTCTGTTCCATACTCACTTCGTGAATCTAAGTTATAAAGCCTAAACTAGTCTTCATtagtaaagaaaagaaaggaaggctTAAGTTTAGTTTCATTTAAATGGGATTTGATCAACTCACAATGTTCTAGCAAAGTTAAATTTTATGTAGAAAGAacttatattaaaataaacaacccCCTGCCTTGCTATCAAAATTGAAACCATTTTTAGGTGTACCTACAGTCTTCACTACTGACcctgtttcctttctttggtGCACTCAACACCCACACCTAATCCATACTTGATCCCTTCCTGCCTGTGTTTATAAACAAGAAGAGAGTTCTAATTGTAAATAAATCAGTTCTATGAATTGCTGTTTTAAAGTTCCTGGAAATAACTATGTCTCCAACCTAGATGACAGTAAAAGCATGTCttttgaaattattctttttagGTAATGATTGGTCAAAGTctaaagaaatgcttttctttctcctagAGAATTTAGAGCTCATAGGGTGAAAGAGAAACAAGACCTCATCAAGGACCTAAAGAATATTGGAAATGGACATGTCTGTCCTGTTCTGAAGCAAACAATCCCTTTTGGTATTGCCTATCACCATAGTGGCCTTACAaatgatgaaagaaaaagcatagAGGAAGCATATTCTTCAGGTGTCCTCTGTCTACTTACTTGCACAGCTACTCTGGCTGCTGGAGTCAACTTGCCAGCTAGAAGGTTAATAACCCAAAcatattccattttttaattaatttttgctttataaaataattgctttagTAAGTTGTAAATATCAGTGCTATTTAAAGtgtatttctgctttcaggAGCAAATTGAAAGTATAAGGGATTTTGTGCTCAACTTGGGACAGAAAACTGCGAAGTTTTTATGTAGAAAATGTGAATCAGTAGCAAGTCTCTCAGAATGCATAGCTGAAGAGCACTTACCTAAATGgattaaagacattttaataaattgaagaaatatttcaatattttagtAGTGTTATTCAGGGGTATAGTGGTTTCTTTAGATTTTGACCTAAGAAcagtatttacattttaaaataattcttttctaAGGAGTTAGTTTGAATATGTTTTAacacaaaaatatcttttcataCACAAGTCCTGATGATATTGCTGCTGTACTCTGTAGGACCAAAGACTATTTCCTAAGAATCCACTTCCATGCACATGTGTGTTGGAATTCTGAGGGGGGAAACAAAATTTTTATGTTCAAGTGTTGTCTTTTTAGCATATCTGATATATGGTCAGTGTTGCTTGTGTTTTCCTGTAgggtttattttatatttcagtgatttttcatCTTAAACTCAGGTCTAAGAGTACATGTAAAAACTAGCTTGAAAGGTTCTGCAAAACATAATAAACATTGCTCACCATTTAACAAACCTTAAGTTGTTAATTGCCTTGTATCTGATTTACCCATCTGTTCAAAGAGGTGCATTTGATTTTCATTAGTTACTACCTAAAGGGGCAGATATTAAGAAAGAATTTGTAACACTTAATTGCTGTTTTGTAATTTGTATGTAATGTGTAACTTACCAAAGGTTTCTTTACAGGGTTATTCTTAGAGCTCCTTATgttgctaatgacttcctgaaGAAGAATCAGTATAAACAAATGATTGGCAGAGCTGGTCGAGCTGGTATTGACAGTGCTGGAGAAAGTATTCTTATAGTGcaagaaaaagacaaacacTTGGTAATTTTTACAAAGCTGTTGGTAATTTTAATTGTTAAGTTAGTGGAATAACCAGGAGGAGCTGAACTGTCTAGCTTAATTTTTGTTCACTTCTTAATGCTGCGAGTGTTTGACTTACATAATAACCTTTGAACTATTTTTATGTGGTTTGTTTTCAGAGGTGAACTAAAGTTTAGATGTTTacacttattttctttataagcTGAATCATGCATATCAGTGGGTTTTTAAAGTGTAAAATTAATGCATAAATATTTCTACAATACGAATACATTTCTTGCCCTTTTTAGGTTCATGATTTAGTGAACAGTC includes:
- the MRPS18C gene encoding small ribosomal subunit protein bS18m, whose translation is MAARSVLARSSWPCPWQRLLPAAPWARPRRLQHEGQPEAQPERSDQPIQMENPYKEPPKRCILCKIDVDYKNVQLLSQFVSPYTGCIYGRHITGLCNRKQKEVTKAIKRAQVLGFMPVVLKTPQFLTDPNICNIKYPE
- the HELQ gene encoding helicase POLQ-like isoform X1, producing the protein MAEPGLAVRRKSRPGSERKRSRAPVQPRAASSPVTPKRTSSGGGEPPPAEPPCCNDSEEDMFGDYDSFCGNDSLLAQVDDIEHKYLQDINMDTKAAGEVTLENLQSGIHQKNQDNFSASENVAVLKADREAACQVHDRDPVDGNPEPAESILDDLPSSQLLYFQKMNEIPSAFRTSPDSERRNECVNSSLDKIRSRSSFSADAEQRNRPTDFPLNPKCVLLKTASLKDHLKSAMTGNAKVQTLQVSKTKQLKEAVLSEEIFVARKAIESSSVDIGPFYGLPSKVKDLFRQLRGIETLYEWQHDCLMLESLQQRKNLIYSLPTSGGKTLVAEIIILQELLCRQKDVLMILPYVAIVQEKIRGLSSFGIELGFLVEEYAGSKGRFPPIKRRIKKSLYIATIEKGHALVNSLIETERINDLGLVVVDELHMLGEGSRGAILEITLSKILYTSKNTQIIGMSATLNNVGDLQKFLQAEYYTNNFRPVELKEYVKIRDTIYAVDSKTENGFTFSRLLNFKYSSYLEKADPDHIIALVTEVIPNYSCLVFCPTKKNCENVALMVCKYLKKEFRAHRVKEKQDLIKDLKNIGNGHVCPVLKQTIPFGIAYHHSGLTNDERKSIEEAYSSGVLCLLTCTATLAAGVNLPARRVILRAPYVANDFLKKNQYKQMIGRAGRAGIDSAGESILIVQEKDKHLVHDLVNSPLENCYSNLLLEVTKGMQSLLLSLVGLKIAVTYEEVNNFMCGTLLGVQQQLLSKEKSLSEIIKDGLENLIEKGLLKGRISEKDHSFECTLTITPLGKATYKGSIDLAYCNLLYKELKKGLEGLILESNLHLLYLATPYDMTSSCSPDWMIYLRQFNQLSAAEQKVADIVGVPESFITKKASGQAIRKNVDSAVVNRLYLTFVLYTLLKETNIWSVSEKFNMSRGYVQNLLNSAASFASCLLHFCEELEEFWVYKALLTELTKQLTYCVKAELIPLMEVAGVLEARAKQLYNAGYKTLAHLANANPETLVKMIEHLSRRQAKQIVSSAKMLLSEKAEALQEEVEELLRVPTDVPGTQ
- the HELQ gene encoding helicase POLQ-like isoform X2, producing the protein MDYLAKLKIYSDNFEGLKHFMIRGLSSFGIELGFLVEEYAGSKGRFPPIKRRIKKSLYIATIEKGHALVNSLIETERINDLGLVVVDELHMLGEGSRGAILEITLSKILYTSKNTQIIGMSATLNNVGDLQKFLQAEYYTNNFRPVELKEYVKIRDTIYAVDSKTENGFTFSRLLNFKYSSYLEKADPDHIIALVTEVIPNYSCLVFCPTKKNCENVALMVCKYLKKEFRAHRVKEKQDLIKDLKNIGNGHVCPVLKQTIPFGIAYHHSGLTNDERKSIEEAYSSGVLCLLTCTATLAAGVNLPARRVILRAPYVANDFLKKNQYKQMIGRAGRAGIDSAGESILIVQEKDKHLVHDLVNSPLENCYSNLLLEVTKGMQSLLLSLVGLKIAVTYEEVNNFMCGTLLGVQQQLLSKEKSLSEIIKDGLENLIEKGLLKGRISEKDHSFECTLTITPLGKATYKGSIDLAYCNLLYKELKKGLEGLILESNLHLLYLATPYDMTSSCSPDWMIYLRQFNQLSAAEQKVADIVGVPESFITKKASGQAIRKNVDSAVVNRLYLTFVLYTLLKETNIWSVSEKFNMSRGYVQNLLNSAASFASCLLHFCEELEEFWVYKALLTELTKQLTYCVKAELIPLMEVAGVLEARAKQLYNAGYKTLAHLANANPETLVKMIEHLSRRQAKQIVSSAKMLLSEKAEALQEEVEELLRVPTDVPGTQ